The Manihot esculenta cultivar AM560-2 chromosome 11, M.esculenta_v8, whole genome shotgun sequence genome includes a region encoding these proteins:
- the LOC110627111 gene encoding beta-galactosidase 13, with protein MWPELIAKAKRGGLNLIQTYVFWNIHEPVKGQYDFEGRCDVVKFFKMIGEQGMYATLRLGPFIQAEWNHGGLPYWLREIPNIIFRSYNEPYMIHMEKFIRTIVEKIREAKLFAPQGGPIILAQIENEYNTVQLAYRELGDKYVQWAGNFALGLKVGVPWVMCKQRDAPGEVINSCNGRHCGDTFPGPNRPNKPYIWTENWTAQFRVFGDPPSQRAAEDIAFSVARWFSKNGSLVNYYMFHGGTNLDRTAASFVTTRYYDEAPLDEFGLERQPKYGHLKDLHRALRLSKKALLWGTPGVETMADDLEARFYEQPGTKLCAAFLVNNDTKQDQNIKFRGREFYLPPRSISILPDCKTVVYNTMTVVAQHNSRNFKKSQTANKKLKWETISEAIPIQLKVTAKIPNELYFLTKDATDYSWYTTSMVLYPRDLSVRRDILPVIRVASLGHAMVAFINGEYIGSAHGSQIEKSFVLQKPVELKPGVNNITLLGSLVGLPDSGAYMEHRYAGPRGVTILGLNTGTLDLTANGWGHEVGMVGEKGQWFNEEGSKKVTWKEVPQGEGPPVTWYKAYFDVPEGDDPVAVRMTGMKKGTIWINGKSIGRYWMTYVSPLGIPTQSEYHIPRSYMKPKDNLIVILEEEPADPGKIEILLVNRDTICSFITEHHPPNVKSWARKDDTFKTVVDDLRPSAHLRCPDGKKIIAVEFASFGDPYGACGGYVLGNCTSPLSMLVVEQNCAGKNECNIPMERSLFDKDHDACPDIKKTLAIQVKCG; from the exons ATGTGGCCTGAGCTTATCGCAAAGGCCAAGCGTGGAGGTTTAAATTTGATACAAACTTATGTGTTTTGGAACATTCATGAGCCTGTGAAGGGCCAG TACGATTTTGAAGGACGATGTGACGTAGTGAAATTCTTCAAGATGATTGGAGAGCAGGGCATGTATGCAACTCTCAGGCTTGGACCATTCATCCAAGCTGAATGGAACCATGG TGGACTCCCATATTGGTTAAGAGAGATTCCAAACATCATATTCCGTTCTTACAATGAACCGTACATG ATTCACATGGAGAAGTTCATCAGGACGATTGTCGAGAAGATTAGAGAAGCGAAGTTATTTGCACCACAGGGAGGTCCTATCATCTTGGCTCAG ATTGAAAATGAGTACAACACTGTCCAACTTGCATATAGAGAATTGGGAGATAAATATGTTCAGTGGGCAGGAAATTTTGCTCTGGGTCTGAAAGTAGGAGTACCATGGGTTATGTGCAAGCAGAGAGATGCTCCTGGTGAAGTG ATCAACTCATGCAATGGAAGGCACTGCGGAGATACATTCCCAGGCCCCAACCGTCCCAACAAGCCTTATATCTGGACTGAGAATTGGACTGCTCA GTTTAGAGTATTTGGTGACCCACCTTCTCAAAGAGCAGCAGAAGATATTGCATTTTCAGTAGCACGATGGTTCTCCAAGAATGGGTCGCTAGTCAACTACTATATG TTCCATGGTGGGACAAACCTTGACAGAACTGCTGCTTCATTCGTAACAACTCGCTACTATGATGAAGCACCTCTCGACGAATTTG GTTTAGAGAGGCAACCAAAATATGGTCACCTCAAGGACTTGCACAGGGCTCTAAGACTATCCAAGAAGGCTTTGCTTTGGGGCACGCCTGGTGTAGAAACCATGGCTGATGATCTTGAG GCTCGTTTTTATGAGCAACCAGGAACAAAACTCTGTGCTGCTTTCTTGGTAAACAACGACACAAAACAAGATCAGAATATTAAGTTCAGAGGTCGAGAATTCTACCTCCCTCCACGTTCCATTAGTATCCTTCCTGATTGCAAAACCGTGGTTTACAACACCATGACG GTTGTGGCACAACACAATTCaaggaattttaaaaaatcccaAACGGCAAACAAGAAATTGAAATGGGAGACGATATCTGAAGCCATTCCAATCCAACTTAAAGTAACAGCCAAGATCCCAAACGAGCTCTATTTCTTGACCAAAGATGCCACTGACTATTCTTGGTACACCACATC CATGGTATTATATCCTCGAGACTTGTCTGTTCGAAGAGACATTCTCCCAGTTATAAGGGTTGCAAGTCTTGGCCATGCAATGGTTGCTTTTATAAATGGAGAATATATAG GATCGGCACATGGGAGTCAAATTGAGAAGAGTTTTGTCCTACAGAAACCTGTGGAATTGAAGCCTGGGGTTAATAATATTACACTATTAGGCTCTCTGGTTGGGCTACCT GATAGCGGAGCTTATATGGAGCATAGGTATGCTGGGCCTCGAGGTGTAACAATCCTGGGTTTGAACACTGGAACTCTGGATTTGACGGCAAATGGTTGGGGTCATGAG GTTGGAATGGTTGGAGAGAAGGGTCAATGGTTTAATgaggaaggatcaaagaaggtAACTTGGAAAGAAGTTCCACAAGGAGAAGGTCCTCCAGTCACATGGTACAAG GCTTATTTTGATGTTCCTGAAGGAGATGATCCAGTTGCTGTCCGTATGACTGGTATGAAAAAAGGTACAATTTGGATCAACGGTAAGAGCATTGGCCGTTACTGGATGACTTACGTTTCCCCTCTTGGCATTCCTACTCAATCTGA GTACCATATCCCCAGATCTTATATGAAGCCAAAGGATAACCTCATTGTAATACTGGAGGAGGAGCCTGCCGACCCCGGAAAGATAGAGATTCTCCTTGTGAATAGAGACACAATCTGCAGTTTCATAACAGAGCATCATCCACCAAATGTAAAATCATGGGCACGGAAAGATGACACATTTAAAACTGTAGTTGATGATTTGCGACCATCAGCTCACCTCAGGTGTCCAGACGGCAAGAAGATTATCGCAGTGGAGTTTGCAAGCTTCGGCGATCCTTATGGTGCTTGTGGAGGTTATGTTCTTGGAAATTGCACATCCCCTCTTTCCATGCTGGTTGTCGAACAG AATTGCGCTGGAAAAAATGAGTGTAACATTCCTATGGAGAGATCTCTCTTCGACAAGGATCATGATGCTTGCCCAGATATTAAAAAGACACTAGCCATCCAAGTGAAGTGCGGCTAG